GCAGCTGTGGGGGAGTAAAGGGGACTAAGGCACTGGACTAAAGAAGGAGAGAATTTTCTGGGTGGCAGAAATGTTCTATACCTAGAAAGGAGGTGGGTTACCTGAATAATGCATTGTTAAAACTGATCAAACTGTACCCTTAAGATCTATGCATTTCACTGTCTGTGAATTGTACCTCAacttcactgtatgtaaattgtacctcaactttaaaaaaattattttttaagacagATGAAGGTTTTCAACTTTCTGTAATGACAGAGTATCTTGTTGCAGATTAACTTTTCCACAAGAACAATTAGAAAAGGGGGACAAAAATGCCTGTCCTACCCCAAATCTGTTTGAAGGTCTTAGAGAGCTTAGCCAGGACTTGAAGGACCAGGATCCAGGAGGTGACCCTGATAGCTTCTGGTGCTTTTCCTGTTGTTTGATGATTGGTAAACAGTATAGAGCCAAGGGGCTAGGGAGCTGAGTACAGAGTGGTGGCTAAGAGGCTGGGAAGCCTAGCTGAATGCTTGGCACTCTTACAGGGCTAGGATGACACAAATTGGAATTGGAGCCCCACTAAGGAGGTGAGGACCTTGCAAGGAGCATCGCTAAGAGTCAAAATGAATCAAGAACAGACCAGCCCTCACAAAAACTAAAACCTGCTTTGAACCAGCTCAGTCACAGACTAGATGAAGGTGATCTGTCCTTCCTCTAACTGCCTGCCATAAAGCCAAAGTCAGTCGTCCCTGGAGGCAGATAAAGTCAGATAAAAACTTACTAGGCAGGCAATAAGACAAGACTAAATAAGAAAAAacgaagagagaaaagaagagaaacagacacacaaatgATTCAGATATTGGCGTCATCAGACGTAGACTTTTAAATAACTACCATTAAGATGGTAAAACTTATATGTATTTCAccactattaaaaataaacaaaatagggcttccctggtggcgcagtggttgagagtccgcctgctgatgcaggggacacgggtttgtgccccggtctgggaaggtcccacatgccacagagcagctgggcccatgagccatggccgctgagcctgcgcatccggagcctgtgctccgcaacgggagaggccacaacagtgagaggcccgcgtaccgcaaataaataaataaaataaataaacattcttAAAATGCGATGCATTAATATGTTCAAGAAACTTATAATGATGGAGGTTAAAATTTATTAGATGGGTTTAATAGCAGATTGGTCATAGCAGAAGAGAAAGTTAATGAACAGGAAGAGAGGTCAAATGAAAATATCTAGACaaattatagaaaaaagaaaggaaaatacagaaaagaagatAATATGATACAGGATAAAAATGTCAGGTCTAATGTGTATTTGGAGTTCCAGAaagaatgggaataaaaataagaagcaaaGGTTGAAGTGATActgactgagaattttccaaaactaacTAAAGACATTAAGCTACACATGCAAGAGGCTCTGTGAACCCTATGAGgggtaaatacaaagaaaatcatacCCAGGTACATCATACTCAAACTCCTGacaaccaaagaaaaagaaaatcttaaaagcagtcgGGGGAAACAAAAGTCAGAAGCaacaataaaactaacagctgaAAATGGAAGCCAGAAAATTGAATGACATTTTTTAAGTGCTGCAAGAAAACACTGCAAACCTAGAAATATACCAccagtaaaaatataattaaaaatgaaggtgacgggcttccctggtggcgcagtggttgagagtccacctgccgatgcaggggacaagggttcgtgccccggtcctggaagatcccacatgccgtggagcggctgggcccgtgagccatggccactgagcctgcgcgtccagagcctgtgctctgcaacgggagaagccacaacagtgagaggcccacataccgcaaaaacaaaaaccaaaaaacaaaaaacaaaaaaaaagtgaaggtgagggcttccctggtggcacagtggttaagaatctgcctaccaatgcaagggacacgggttcgagctctggcctgggaagatcccacatgccatggagcaactaagcctgtgggccacaactactgagcctgagctctagagcccgcaagccacaactactgagcccacgtgccacaactcctgaagcctgtgcacctagagcctgtgctctacaacaagagaagccacgacaatgagaagccctcacaccacaacgaagagtagcccccactcactgcaactagagaaagcctgcccacagcaacgaagacccaacacagccataaataaataaataaatttatttatttaaaaaaaaaggaaggtgaaataaagatgttttcaggggagagagagaaagaatttaatACAAGAAGACCCAATACGGAAAATGATCCCAGATGGAAATATAGAAATGTAGGAAAGAATGAAGCACAACAGAAAGGGTAAATATATGGGTGAATTTGAATTGATATTGACagtataagaaaacagaaaaaaatatcttgcAAGGTTTTAATTATATGTAGAATTAGATACATGACAATAACCCAAAAGTAAGGAGGGGGTAGATAAAATTGAAATGTTCTAAAGTTCTTGCCTTGTTCTGGAAGTGATGAAAGAACTAATTTATATTAGATGCTAAAAAGTCAAGTATATGCATATTGCAGACTCCAGAGTAACTACCTAAAGAAGAGTCACATTAATATCGGGAGAAATGGGTAATAAAATCGTTAATccaaaataaggcaagaaaagagagaagagaataaacagaaaacagatgGTAGGTTTAAACCCAAATTTATCAGTAACTACACTGAATGTAAATGGCCTAAATACTCTAATTAAAACAAGAcatttggggttggggggagacaATTGGCATGcatcctctctttcctcttcccatcTACCCCTCAACAGTCTGGAATGTGGGTGTAATGACTGGAGCTGCAGCAGTCATTGTGGACCATGCAGATGAGAGCCACACTCTAGGTGTGGTAGAGAAGAAATCTGGAAGGAACCTGGGTCCCTAATTTGTAGAGCAAAGCCACCATATTACAGgtatacctcagagatactgcaggtttggTTTCAGACCACCGCAACACAGTGAATATCAccataaagcaagtcacatgattttttttggtttcccagtgcatataaaacctatgtttacactatgctgtagtctattcagtgtgcagtagcattatgtctaaaaaacaatgtacataacttaagtttaaaatactttattgctaaaaaatgctaaccatcatctgagccttcagtgagttgtaatattttgcagtagtaacatcaaagatactgatcacagatcactgtaacaaatacagtaataatgaaaaagtttaaaatattccaaaaattaccaaaatgtgacacagaggcaCGAAGTAAGCAAGTGCTGTTGGAAAAACGGTGCCAATAGATGCTCCACACAGAGTTGCCACAAAACTCTGATTTtgaaaaaatgcagtatctgtgaagcacaataaaacgaggtatgcctgtacatccAAACTGttacaagacagaaataaacttatttaaggCAGTGTTACTCTGGCTCTCTGTGACTGGCAACTGAACCTTTTTCTACTGATATGATTACCTAGTTAAAGGAAGTGATTCCCAAGCTGATATCAAGATGCTGGAAGTTATCTTGGTGAAGAAGAGGCAGGGAAATTGGTACAGACGGAGAGCACAAGACACATTTGGAGAACTAAAGAAGGCCAGGGCGGATGGCGGGGGAAGGGCATAGAATAAAGGTGAAATGAAGCCAGGAAAGTTGGCAAGACCTTGCAGACCCTGTGAAGGagctggatttttattttatatgtgaagGAAGCCACAGAAGTGACCTAAGTAAAAATAGGATTAAGGGGGAAATGGCAGGAACTTTGGAAGTTTCTTCTGGCTGCAGAGGAAGAATAGATGTGTGTCTGTATGGGGTATGTGTGCAGAGTGGTCATAGACCAGTTGGGAGGGCCTTGCAGTGGTTCAGGTGAGAGATGGATTATGGTGGCCTGGATTATTGTGGTAGAATTCTTATattcttcagaaaatatttatttcacatcTGATACATCCCAGATACCCTTCTAGGTGCtgtctgccctcaaggaacttagaTGCTAGTAGGAGGTGGCATATAATACACAAATAGAGGTGGCCAGCGGTGATAAGagctataaagaaaaatgaagcaggggtgacgcagtggttaagaatccgcctgccaatgcagaggacatgggttcgagccctggtccgggaagatcccacatgccgcggagcgactaagcccgtgtgccacaactactgagcctgtgctctagagcccgcgagccacaactactgcagcccgcatgcctagagcctgtgctctgcaacaaagagaagccaccaaaatgagaatcctgcacgctgcaaccaagagtagcccctgctcgccccaactagagaaagcctgtgcacagcaacgaagacccaatgcagccaaaaaattaattaattaattaattaattattttaaaaaaagaagaaaaatgaagcagggagagaggggaacgGGGTGCTATTTTATGTAGAAAGGTCAGGGAAGACCTGAAGAAGGTGAGGAAGTCAGCTGTGTGGATTTCCAGGAAGAGAGAATAACATGTGCAAAGGCAGAAGCAAAGAGACACGTATAGCCGAAGTGGGATGAGCAAACAGGAAAGTGTTGAGGTAAGAGGTACTAGAGCTAatagggatggaggtgggggaggggggcagatcATGGATGTCCTTGTAGGCCCTGGGCAGAACTTTGGCTTTCACTTTAGATGAGATGGGAGGGGAGTGGAGGGTTTCAGCAGAGAGATGTAGTCTGAGGAGCTGAGATTTTAAAAGGATTACCCACATTGCTCTATAGAGAATAGACTAAAGGCAGGCCAAGGCAGAGCAGGAAGGCCAGTTGGGAGGCTACTGCAACAGTCCAGGTAACAGATGATGGTGGCAGAGGAGATGGGGAGAAGCAGACAAATTTGAGACTCATGTAGGCAGTACAACCTACAGGACTTACTGATGGATCAGAGAGCAAGGGATCAGGGCCGACTGCCAGGTTTCTGGCTTGTGGAATTGTATGGCTGGGGGATGCCATTCACTGAGATGGCAGTGCCAGTGGAGGCCCAGGTCTGGGTGAAGATCATGAGGTTTGTCGCAGGCATGTCGGGTGGGAAATACGTCTGAGCCCTCCGAGGATGTTAAGTTGGTGGTTGGTCACATGGCCCTGGAGCTCGGAGACTTTTGCTTGATAAAGTGTGGTCTATCACCTCCTAACAGGTGAACTGATAACCTCATTTCCCTCCCCAGAATGAGCGAGAACAGATCATGACCACCAATGTCTGGCTGAAACAGGTAAGTGCCCTGCAGGGTCCCCAGCCCAAGGAGGCGTTTTCTCCAGGGCTGCCCCTTGGCGGCGAGGGACCTACAAGTGACGGGGCCTTGCCTGTCTGCTCAGGAATGGACAGACTACCGCCTGGCCTGGAACAGCTCCCGCTATGAGGGTGTGAACATCCTGAGGATCCCCGCAAAGCGCGTCTGGCTGCCTGACATCGTGCTTTACAACAAGTTAAGTGGCAGGGCTGGCCAAGGTGGTGAGGGCCAGGCCTCCAGCCCTGTGCTTCACCCCGACTTCCAAGCGGTCAGGCTGCAAGAGGAATTAGAGATGAGCAGAGCCAGCACCCTCGGTTACAGATGGGGAATTGGAGGACAGAGATGGGGAGGGCCTTGCGACTCACTCAGGCACGGCTGGGACCAGGGCCACCATCCTGACCccaagtccagtgctctttctgtcctccatactgtcctctttctttctaaacttgctttttaatttatttatttatttttggctcttcgtttctgtgcgagggctttctctagttgcggcaagcgggggccacccttcatcgcggtgcgcgggcctctcactatcgcagcctctcttgttgcggagcataggctccagacacgcgggctcagtagttgtggctcacgggcctagttgctccgcggcatgtgggatcttcccagaccagggctcgaacccgtgtcccctgcattggcaggcagattctcaaccactgcgccaccagggaagccccatactgtcCTCTTTCTGACCTTCGGTTGCTTTGTCAGTGTTGGGTGTTGGTAGCACTGACTTGATATGCATAAATATCTCAGGTAGGTGGAGAGGGATAAAGAGACTTCCCAGGTCGCAGTTGTACCAGCAGAAGCGAGAAATGATTAGGAGTAGGTGATCTAAGGACAGAAAGACCTGACTTCAAATCTTAGCTGTACTGCTTACTAGTTTTCTGACCTTGAAGAGGACaactaacttctctgagccttgtttttcccatctgtaaaatggggatgataataatatctacctcattgGACTGTTGTGAGGCTTAAACGAGCAAATCTATGTAAAGCCTTCACGCTGTTTCATGGCAGGGCTCTCACCGCCAGGCAGTTGCCAAGTAAAGCAGGCCTTTCCAGTGAGGGCATGGGGGTTTGGAAGAGTGATTAGTGAGAAATAATCCTGCAGGGCTCTTTGGCGAGTTCTAAGAACAGCCAGGCATCATCTATGGATTTCATGATATTCTCCTCCatgccctgtccccacccccagtgcCGACGGTACCTACGAGGTGTCTCTCTATACCAATGTGGTGGTCCGCTCCAATGGCAGCATCATGTGGCTGCCCCCTGCCATCTACAAGAGTGCCTGCAAGATCGAGGTGAAGCACTTCCCCTTTGACCAGCAGAACTGCACCCTCAAGTTCCGCTCTTGGACCTACGACCACACAGAGATCGACATGGTCCTCAAGTCACCCACGGCCAGCATGGATGACTTCACCCCCAGTGGCGAATGGGACATAGTTGCCCTCCCTGGGCGAAGGACGGTGAACCCGCAGGACCCCAGCTACGTGGACGTGACTTACGACTTCATCATCAAGCGCAAGCCGCTCTTCTACACCATCAACCTCATCATCCCCTGCGTGCTCATCACCTCCCTGGCCATCCTCGTCTTCTACCTGCCCTCCGACTGCGGCGAGAAGATGACGCTGTGCATCTCCGTGCTGCTGGCGCTCACCGTCTTCCTGCTGCTCATCTCCAAGATCGTGCCGCCCACCTCCCTCGACGTGCCGCTCATCGGCAAATACCTCATGTTCACCATGGTGCTGGTTACCTTCTCCATCGTCACCAGCGTCTGTGTGCTCAACGTGCACCACCGCTCACCCAGCACACACACCATGGCGCCCTGGGTCAAGCACTGCTTCCTACACAAGCTGCCCACTTTCCTTTTCATGAAGCGCCCTGACAGCAGCCCCTCCAGggccccccagcccagccaggcTCACCTGACCAAGTCCAAGGCCGCCACCACCGCCTCGGCCATGGGCCCCACCAGCTCCTCCAACCTCTACGGGAACTCCACGTACTTTGTGAACCCTGCCTCTGCAGCTCCCAAGTCTCCGGCCGGCTCTGACTCAGCGGGTATCCCCAGGGATTTCCGGCTGAGGTCTTCTGGGAGGTTCAAGCAGGATGTGCAGGAGGCTTTAGAGGGTGTCAGCTTCATTGCCCAGCACATGAAGAGTGACGATCAGGACCAGAGTGTAAGTTGCTAGCCCAGCCCCCAACACCCGCCCAATGGAAGAGGCTGGGATAATATAGTCAGTTTCCCATTTCCTGAAGTTAATTCATGAGACAAGGGTTCTCAAACTCTTTGTTTGAATAAGGGGTCCAAGACTGAAATGAGTTTTATTCTAGTTTCGTGCACCGAGGGATAGGAAGGAAGCACAAGTGATGCTT
Above is a genomic segment from Pseudorca crassidens isolate mPseCra1 chromosome 1, mPseCra1.hap1, whole genome shotgun sequence containing:
- the CHRNB4 gene encoding neuronal acetylcholine receptor subunit beta-4, which encodes MRSPLPLLLFSLVALCGRGDCRVANAEEKLMDDLLNKTRYNNLIRPATSSSELISIQLQLSLAQLISVNEREQIMTTNVWLKQEWTDYRLAWNSSRYEGVNILRIPAKRVWLPDIVLYNNADGTYEVSLYTNVVVRSNGSIMWLPPAIYKSACKIEVKHFPFDQQNCTLKFRSWTYDHTEIDMVLKSPTASMDDFTPSGEWDIVALPGRRTVNPQDPSYVDVTYDFIIKRKPLFYTINLIIPCVLITSLAILVFYLPSDCGEKMTLCISVLLALTVFLLLISKIVPPTSLDVPLIGKYLMFTMVLVTFSIVTSVCVLNVHHRSPSTHTMAPWVKHCFLHKLPTFLFMKRPDSSPSRAPQPSQAHLTKSKAATTASAMGPTSSSNLYGNSTYFVNPASAAPKSPAGSDSAGIPRDFRLRSSGRFKQDVQEALEGVSFIAQHMKSDDQDQSVIEDWKYVAMVVDRLFLWVFMVVCVLGTVGLFLPPLFQTHTPSEGP